In Amphiura filiformis chromosome 1, Afil_fr2py, whole genome shotgun sequence, the following are encoded in one genomic region:
- the LOC140158378 gene encoding uncharacterized protein codes for MGSAVTPIVVNLCVGSFEQQALQSYPGVKPRLWLRFVDDTFVIIERTELEGFFQHINKLDDNIKFTQEWCKDDTLAFSCLISLKNDGSLTSKVYRKPTHTDHLQFSTNEAQNSAVYLHLKDTGHNIDSEDAVILDKEEQWHRRASRKPSGRE; via the coding sequence ATGGGGTCAGCAGTTACCCCGATAGTCGTTAATCTTTGTGTGGGAAGTTTTGAACAGCAAGCCTTGCAATCATATCCGGGTGTTAAACCTAGACTCTGGCTACGTTTCGTCGATGATACCTTCGTGATTATTGAGCGCACCGAATTAGAAGGTTTCTTTCAACACATCAACAAGCTAGATGACAACATCAAATTTACCCAGGAATGGTGTAAAGACGACACGCTAGCATTCTCCTGTCTGATCAGTTTGAAGAACGATGGTTCGCTAACTTCTAAAGTTTACAGAAAACCCACGCACACTGATCATTTACAATTTAGCACAAACGAGGCCCAGAACTCCGCCGTGTACCTCCACCTTAAAGACACTGGTCATAATATTGACTCAGAGGACGCGGTGATTCTCGATaaggaggaacaatggcataggagagcatcaaggaagccatctgggagagAGTAG
- the LOC140158388 gene encoding uncharacterized protein, whose amino-acid sequence MGFDYTDATGSSLTFPIGDSAMTTTVSLDEDTNVEDVEHFNFQIHVSGATAMVTSVSANANIAKVFIMDRSSIFWIDPMYIGEEGSTFAVTVHRAGYLGRNTDEVVVTVTDQTATLTPTADYTDPSTTITFAQGAVSEELMITLATDTNVEDMEYFQVMISVMGTTANTGTVDTAFMTANVFIIDLSSIFWIDPMYTGEEGSTFAVTVHRAGYLGRNTDEVVVTVTDQTATLTPTTDYTDPSTTITFAQGAASEELMITLATDTNVEDMEYFQVMISVMGTTANTGTVDTAFMTANVFIIDLSSIFWIDPMYTGEEGSTFAVTVHRAGYLGRNTDEVVVTVTDQTATLTPTTDYTDPSTTITFAQGAASEELMITLATDTNVEDMEYFQVMISVMGTTANTGTVDTAFMTANVFIIDLSSIFWIDPMYTGEEGSTFAVTVHRAGYLGRNTDEVVVTVTDQTATLTPTTDYTDPSTTITFAQGAASEELMITLATDTNVEDMEYFQVMISVMGTTANTGTVDTAFMTANVFIIDLSSIFWIDPMYTGEEGSTFAVTVHRAGYLGRNTDEVVVTVTDQTATLTPTTDYTDPSTTITFAQGAASEELMITLATDTNVEDMEYFQVMISVMGTTANTGTVDTAFMTANVFIIDLSSIFWIDPMYTGEEGSTFAVTVHRAGYLGRNTDEVVVTVTDQTATLTPTTDYTDPSTTITFAQGAASEELMITLATDTNVEDMEYFQVMISVMGTTANTGTVDTAFMTANVFIIDLSSIFWIDPMYTGEEGSTFAVTVHRAGYLGRNTDEVVVTVTDQTATLTPTTDYTDPSTTITFAQGAASEELMITLATDTNVEDMEYFQVMISVMGTTANTGTVDTAFMTANIFIIDLSSIFWIDPMYIDEEGATLTVAIHRGGHIGRNNDEVDIVITPVTATALDYTAPAASVTYAEGAVVEELSIALATDPILEGIEYFQITISVMGTTATTGSVDVAFMTADIFILDLSSIFWIEEAQYLAFEETTLTVTFHRGGYISRADTIMVTYSDARATDPEDYSPVGDGMITFTDDVTAVTKTIAIHPDNELEYNEMFTLSISVISGSATEMTGQIESPATSEVIIKDLIKSLSRMIKLYSNFGIVYLNSLSVCLRRLASSLESYNQ is encoded by the exons ATGGGCTTTGATTATACGGACGCAACAGGATCATCTTTAACTTTTCCCATCGGTGATTCAGCCATGACGACTACAGTAAGCCTTGATGAGGATACCAACGTGGAGGATGTGGAACATTTCAATTTTCAGATCCATGTGTCAGGTGCGACGGCTATGGTGACATCCGTATCAGCAAATGCAAATATTGCTAAAGTATTCATCATGGATAGGAGCT CAATATTTTGGATCGATCCCATGTACATTGGTGAAGAAGGTAGTACATTCGCGGTAACTGTTCATAGAGCAGGTTATCTAGGACGAAATACCGATGAAGTTG TTGTAACGGTCACAGACCAAACAGCAACCCTCACACCCACAGCAGATTATACCGACCCTTCTACAACCATCACGTTTGCACAAGGTGCCGTATCAGAGGAACTTATGATTACATTGGCTACTGATACTAATGTAGAAGATATGGAATACTTTCAAGTCATGATAAGTGTCATGGGAACTACAGCTAATACCGGCACAGTAGATACGGCTTTTATGACTGCGAACGTTTTCATCATAGATCTATCAT cAATATTTTGGATAGATCCTATGTATACCGGTGAAGAAGGCAGCACATTCGCGGTAACTGTTCACAGAGCAGGCTACCTAGGACGAAATACCGATGAAGTTG TTGTAACGGTCACAGACCAGACAGCAACTCTCACACCCACAACAGATTATACCGACCCTTCTACAACCATCACATTTGCACAAGGTGCCGCATCAGAGGAACTTATGATTACATTGGCGACTGATACTAATGTAGAAGATATGGAATACTTTCAAGTCATGATAAGTGTCATGGGAACTACAGCTAATACCGGCACAGTAGATACGGCTTTTATGACTGCGAACGTTTTCATCATAGATCTATCAT cAATATTTTGGATAGATCCTATGTATACCGGTGAAGAAGGCAGCACATTCGCGGTAACTGTTCACAGAGCAGGCTACCTAGGACGAAATACCGATGAAGTTG TTGTAACGGTCACAGACCAGACAGCAACTCTCACACCCACAACAGATTATACCGACCCTTCTACAACCATCACATTTGCACAAGGTGCCGCATCAGAGGAACTTATGATTACATTGGCGACTGATACTAATGTAGAAGATATGGAATACTTTCAAGTCATGATAAGTGTCATGGGAACTACAGCTAATACCGGCACAGTAGATACGGCTTTTATGACTGCGAACGTTTTCATCATAGATCTATCAT cAATATTTTGGATAGATCCTATGTATACCGGTGAAGAAGGCAGCACATTCGCGGTAACTGTTCACAGAGCAGGCTACCTAGGACGAAATACCGATGAAGTTG TTGTAACGGTCACAGACCAGACAGCAACTCTCACACCCACAACAGATTATACCGACCCTTCTACAACCATCACATTTGCACAAGGTGCCGCATCAGAGGAACTTATGATTACATTGGCGACTGATACTAATGTAGAAGATATGGAATACTTTCAAGTCATGATAAGTGTCATGGGAACTACAGCTAATACCGGCACAGTAGATACGGCTTTTATGACTGCGAACGTTTTCATCATAGATCTATCAT cAATATTTTGGATAGATCCTATGTATACCGGTGAAGAAGGCAGCACATTCGCGGTAACTGTTCACAGAGCAGGCTACCTAGGACGAAATACCGATGAAGTTG TTGTAACGGTCACAGACCAGACAGCAACTCTCACACCCACAACAGATTATACCGACCCTTCTACAACCATCACATTTGCACAAGGTGCCGCATCAGAGGAACTTATGATTACATTGGCGACTGATACTAATGTAGAAGATATGGAATACTTTCAAGTCATGATAAGTGTCATGGGAACTACAGCTAATACCGGCACAGTAGATACGGCTTTTATGACTGCGAACGTTTTCATCATAGATCTATCAT cAATATTTTGGATAGATCCTATGTATACCGGTGAAGAAGGCAGCACATTCGCGGTAACTGTTCACAGAGCAGGCTACCTAGGACGAAATACCGATGAAGTTG TTGTAACGGTCACAGACCAGACAGCAACTCTCACACCCACAACAGATTATACCGACCCTTCTACAACCATCACATTTGCACAAGGTGCCGCATCAGAGGAACTTATGATTACATTGGCGACTGATACTAATGTAGAAGATATGGAATACTTTCAAGTCATGATAAGTGTCATGGGAACTACAGCTAATACCGGCACAGTAGATACGGCTTTTATGACTGCGAACGTTTTCATCATAGATCTATCAT caATATTTTGGATAGATCCTATGTATACCGGTGAAGAAGGCAGCACATTCGCGGTAACTGTTCACAGAGCAGGCTACCTAGGACGAAATACCGATGAAGTTG TTGTAACGGTCACAGACCAGACAGCAACTCTCACACCCACAACAGATTATACCGACCCTTCTACAACCATCACATTTGCACAAGGTGCCGCATCAGAGGAACTTATGATTACATTGGCGACTGATACTAATGTAGAAGATATGGAATACTTTCAAGTCATGATAAGTGTCATGGGAACTACAGCTAATACCGGCACAGTAGATACGGCTTTTATGACTGCGAACATTTTCATCATAGACCTATCAT CAATATTTTGGATCGATCCTATGTATATCGATGAAGAAGGAGCTACCTTAACTGTAGCTATTCATAGAGGAGGACATATTGGACGTAACAATGATGAAGTCG ACATTGTAATAACACCTGTTACTGCCACAGCACTTGATTACACCGCACCAGCTGCCTCTGTCACTTACGCTGAAGGTGCTGTGGTGGAAGAACTATCCATAGCTCTTGCAACTGATCCCATACTGGAAGGTATAGAGTACTTTCAGATTACAATTAGTGTCATGGGAACCACTGCAACGACAGGAAGTGTGGATGTTGCGTTCATGACAGCAGATATATTTATACTCGATCTATCAT CCATTTTCTGGATTGAAGAAGCCCAATATCTCGCTTTTGAGGAAACAACTTTGACCGTGACATTCCACAGAGGTGGTTATATCAGTCGAGCTGACACCATCA TGGTTACCTACAGTGATGCACGTGCAACTGATCCAGAAGACTACAGTCCAGTGGGCGATGGAATGATCACATTTACTGATGATGTAACTGCAGTGACTAAAACCATTGCAATTCATCCGGATAATGAGCTAGAATACAATGAAATGTTTACACTGTCAATAAGCGTCATAAGTGGGTCTGCTACAGAGATGACGGGTCAAATAGAATCACCAGCGACATCGGAGGTTATCATCAAAGATC TGATTAAGTCATTATCCAGAATGATTAAGCTTTATTCCAACTTTGGTATTGTATATCTGAATTCTTTATCCGTGTGTTTACGTCGTCTTGCATCGTCTCTGGAATCATACAATCAATAA